The DNA window CCGAAGCCTCGGCCAGCGCGAACACGTGCCCGCCGAAGCGCCGCTCGCAGGCGGCCGGCGCCACGCGGTACTCACCCGACGGCAGGTCCCAGATCTCCGTGTACTCCACCGCCACGAGCTCGCTGCCGGCGTTCTCGAGCCGCGCCAGCCCCAGGAGCAGGGCGCGGGAGCTTGCGGGCGCGAACACCACGTGAGTCACTCGGAGCGCGCCCACGGTCAGCAGGCGCCGCACCTGGGCGACACCGAAGCGTGTCGCGTCGGGCGCGCGCGTGGTGAGCACGGCGCCGTCGCAGCGCACCAGCGCGTCGATGCGCGCGCCCGCGAAGGTCACGGAGTCGCGCAACGCGAGTCCGCGGCAGCCGTCGTTCGCGAGCGGATGGCCCCCGGCGGGTGCGCCCGCCACGCTCGGTCCCCAGTCCGGGTCTCCGAACCCGGAGTCAGACGTACGTGCTGCCCTTGGGCTCCGTCTCGTCGCGCCGGATCACCACGTTCACGAGCGCCGGCTTGCCCGACGCGAACGCGCGCTCGAGCGCGGGCCGGATCTGCTCCGGCCGCTCGCAGAACTCGCCGTGACCGCCCAGCGCCTCGACCACCTTGTCGTAGCGCGTGTAGTTCAAGTAAGTCGCGACGGCGCGCTCCTTGCCGTAGATGCCGATCTGCGGGCGCAGCATCTGACCCCAGGCCGCGTCGTTGCCCACGATGCCCACGATCGGCAGGTTGAAGCGGATCGCGGTGTCGTACTCGAAGCCGTTCAGGCCGAACGAGCCGTCGCCGTAGATGATCAGCACCTTCTTCTCGGGGAAGGAGACCTTCGCGGCCAGCGCGAACGGCATGCCAACGCCGAGGGTGCCGAGCGGGCCCGGGTCCATCCAGCAGTTCTCCTTCATCACGGGCACGACCTTCGCGGCCTGCGCGACGATGTCGCCGCCGTCGCCGATCAGGATCGTGTCCTCGTCGATGAAGTCGCGGATCTCGCGGCACATGCGCAGCGGGTCGATCGGGACCTCGTTCGAGTTGAGCTCGCTCTCGAAGCCCTTCTCGATCTTCTGCTCGAGCGCGCGCAGCTCGTCGCGCCAGGCGTGGAAGTCGAGCTTCAGCGACTCCTCCTTCATGACCTGCAGCATCTGCTCGAAGGCGATCCCGAGGTTGCCCACGACGGCCGCGTCGGCCGAGCGGTTCTGCCCGACGAGCGTGTTCTCCATCTCGAGCTGGATGATCTTGGCGTTGGCCGGGATGGCCTTGCCGAAACGCAGCCGGAAGTCGAGCGGCGAGCCCGCGAGCACGAACACGTCGCACTTCGACATGGCTTCCTTGCGCGAGCGGTTCATGAACTGCGGGTCGTCGAAGCGGAGCTGCCCGCGGCCCATGCCGTTCAGGAAGGTCGGCAGGCGTGTCTCCTCGACGAAGCGGCGCATGGCGGTTCCGCCCTGCGACCACTTCACGCTCGTGCCCGCCATCATGATCGGGCGCTGCGCGCCGGCCAGGATCTCGAGCGCCGCCACGACGTCGGCGCGGTCGGGCGCCTGGCGCGGGGCGCGCCGGAACTTGGGGAACCAGGCCTTGGCGAAGTCACCGGGCCCCATCAGCACGTCCATGGGAATCTCGAGGAACGCGGGGCCGGGAATGCCCGAGGTGGCGTGGCGCACCGCCAGCTCGATGTACTCCGGAATGCGCGACGTGTCGTAGCAGGCGTCGGCCCACTTCGAGATCGGGCGGATCATGGACACGTGGTCCATCTCCTGGAGTGACCCGCGGCGCAGGTTCGAGAACGGCCCCTGACCGCCGATCACCAGGATCGGGCTGTTCGCGCGCCAGGCGTTCGCGATGCCGGTGACTCCGTCGGTGACTCCGGGCCCCGCGGTCACGATCGCGCAGCCGACCTTGTCCGGGTTCAGCCGGCTGTAGGCGTCGGCCGCGTGCACGGCGGCCTGCTCGTGGCGCACGTCGATGATCTTGATGCCCTCGTCGAGCGCGCCGTCGTAGATCGGCATGATGTGTCCGCCGGACAGCGTGAAGATGCAGTCGACGCCGGCCAGCTTCAGAGCCCGGGCGGCGAGCTTTCCACCGTGGGTGGCCATCGCGAAATCCTCCCAATGGAGTCCGGGCGCAGCATAGCAGGCGGGGCGCTCAGGGCGTCTGGCGGAGCTCCGGGAAGCGCTGGGCGAGGTCGTCCAGGTGCAGCCCGATGGCCTGGGCCTCCGCGAACGCGGCGCGCGCGCGCTCGGGCCGCTGCGCGTCGAGCGACGACAGGATCCGGTTGCGGTGCGCGAGCTCGAGCTCGCTCGAGTCACAGCGCGCGCCGTCGCACGGCAAGAGCCGGGCGTACTCGGCGACCGCTTCGGTGTAGCTCTCCTGCGCGCCGTCGTAGTCGCGGCTCTGCGTCTGCTCGCCGCCGAGGCGCACCAGCGCCTGGGCGAGCATGCGCGCCGCCTGGGCGTTCTGCGGGTACTCGCGCGTCACGGCGCGCAGCTGGTCGATGCCCGCGTCGATCGAGCCGCGGTCGATCAGGTCGTAGGCCAGGTCCAGGCGCCGCTCGACGGGCAGCCGCACCGCGGGGGTCTGGGCCGCGAGGTCGGGCGCGAGCGCCGTGGCCTCGGCCCGGAGCTCCTCGGCCAGGGCATCATCGGTCTCGAAGGCCGCGCGCTCGAACAGCACCGACGCCAGGCTGCGCGTGACGCTCGCGTCGTCCGGCGCCAGCTCGCGCGCCGCGCGCAGGTCCTTCTCGGCCAGCGCCAGGCCTTTCGCCCCACCCGGCTTGCGCCGCTTGGCCTCGGCCCGGCTCGCGTAGGCGGCCACGAGCTGGCTGCGCAGGCGGTCGTTCCAGGGCGTGCGTTCGATCGCCTGCTGGTAGCCGCCGATCGCGCCGTCGAGGTCACCGTGGGCTGCGGCGGCTTCCGCCCGCTCCACGATGGGGGCGACGCCCGCCGTGGCCGCCGCGCGGGCCGCGTCGTCCGGGGCGCGACCGCCGCAGTCCGCCCCCGCGAACGCCATCAGCGCCACGCAGAGGGTGCGCACGAGAGATGCAACACCAGACTTCGGATGCACCGGCAACTCCCCCGGAAGGGCGGCGAGGATACCGGGAGTCCCCGGAGTCGAACAACGCATGCAAGCCCCCGAATCTACATACAGTCCGGCCGCTCGGGCGCCGATACCCATGACCGTGGGTGAGACGCAGATTCCGCTGAACTCCGAGAACGACGTGGAGCTGTACACGTCGCCCTGGGTCAGCGGCACGCGCGCGGCGGCGTATTTCGGCCCGATCAGCTCGGAGCTGTTTCTACAAGATGACCAGGTCGAGGACCGGTCGTCGGCGTGGACCAAGGCCGAGCGCGAGCTGCTCGAGTCGCTGCGCGACAAGGCGCGCCTGCTCGGCGCCAACGCGGTGGTCGGGCTGGAAGTCACGCTCGACCCGTTCGCGCGCGCGAGTGACTCGGACGCGACGGGCCTGCGCCTGCACGCGGTCGGCACCGCGGCCAAGCTCGAACCTCTGTTCTGAGTCCGTTCGGGCTGGGTGTCGTCTGCCAGCCCGCGCAGCGGGCCCTGCGAGTCACTTCACGCAGATCCGGAAGCGCAGCGCGAAGCTCGGATCCGGGGTCGCCGTGTCTGCCACGAAGGTGCCCTTCAGGTTCACGCGCACGTTGGTCACCTGGGTGTCACAGCCGTTCGCGCCCGCCACGGGCACGTAGGTCCAGGTGGTGCCGCTGTCCTTCGAGAACTCGAGGTCGTCGGTGGTCGAGGCGAGCGAGGTG is part of the Myxococcota bacterium genome and encodes:
- a CDS encoding thiamine pyrophosphate-binding protein; the protein is MATHGGKLAARALKLAGVDCIFTLSGGHIMPIYDGALDEGIKIIDVRHEQAAVHAADAYSRLNPDKVGCAIVTAGPGVTDGVTGIANAWRANSPILVIGGQGPFSNLRRGSLQEMDHVSMIRPISKWADACYDTSRIPEYIELAVRHATSGIPGPAFLEIPMDVLMGPGDFAKAWFPKFRRAPRQAPDRADVVAALEILAGAQRPIMMAGTSVKWSQGGTAMRRFVEETRLPTFLNGMGRGQLRFDDPQFMNRSRKEAMSKCDVFVLAGSPLDFRLRFGKAIPANAKIIQLEMENTLVGQNRSADAAVVGNLGIAFEQMLQVMKEESLKLDFHAWRDELRALEQKIEKGFESELNSNEVPIDPLRMCREIRDFIDEDTILIGDGGDIVAQAAKVVPVMKENCWMDPGPLGTLGVGMPFALAAKVSFPEKKVLIIYGDGSFGLNGFEYDTAIRFNLPIVGIVGNDAAWGQMLRPQIGIYGKERAVATYLNYTRYDKVVEALGGHGEFCERPEQIRPALERAFASGKPALVNVVIRRDETEPKGSTYV